TTTTTTGCTTCTATAATTTCCGCTGACCGAGTCCACCTTGTCCACTCGCTAATCTGCGCTGATTTTCACTAATGATTTTGCTGCGGCAATCCGCCGCTCGCCACAAAAAATTGTCGCACACTTTCGGTCAGCAACGAGATTTTCGGATTGTAAATTATTTGCTTTTTGTTACAATCCCCGCTTCTAATCGGGCTGTGGCGCAGTTTGGTAGCGTGCTTGACTGGGGGTCAAGAGGTCGCAGGTTCAAGTCCTGTCAGCCCGATTTTGTCCAGAATCATAGGCAGCAGATGAAGATTTTGTCTCATCGGCAGGCTTATATTTTGGATTTAGACGCATTTTCTGCGCCCCTGCATTTTTCCGCCAGTTTTTTAAGTCCTCATAAAGCTCATTAACCTTTTCGGGCTTCTTCTCGGCAAGATTGTTCTTTTCGTTGAGATCGGCTTTTAGGTTATAGAGCTCAAAGGCCGCTTCGGTATGTATGCCGTCAATGCTTTTTTCGAACCACTCAATGAGCTTGTAATCTCCCTTTCTCACCGCACTTGAAGGGGCAACGCCGTCGTGGTGGTAATGCGGATAATGCCAGAAAATTGCTTCGCGTTTTAACATTCCGCTCTGCTTTAGCAGCGGCATAAGACTTTCCCCGTCAACGGTAAGGCTGGAGATTGATGAGCGGGCGATTTCTGCAAAAGTTGGGAGGAAGTCTGTGCTGATAACCGGCTCACTGCATACGCTGCCGGGTTTAATCACATCAGGCCAGCGAATAATCAGCGGCACACGTATGCCGCCCTCATAGAGATCGGCCTTGCTGCCTCGCAAAGGTCTGCAATCTTTAGGCCCTAAGTGGCCGTTGTCGCTGTAAAAGACAACCAGCGTATCGTTTTGCAAATCAAGCTCTTCGAGTTTTTTTAACACAGAAGCGAGGCTCTTGTCAAGGGTTTCGAGCATTGCAGCCTGAACAGGATTATTATGGCCATGGCCCGTATCATTATCTGCCCCGGGCTTAGCCCGATACTTATCAATCAATTCCTTTCGCTCGATTTCGGGGTCGTGAATTGAATTATGCGAGATATAGCAGAAGAAGGGATTTTCCCTGTTTGCCTCTATGAAGGAAACTGCCCGCTCTGTAATCTGGCGAACGTGATGGGCATCGTTTTCATAGGGGCTCTCAGGGCCTGCTCCGGGTTTATGGGTAGTAAGCACATCCTCAAAGCCCTGCGACCCCGGATCGCCCGGCCGGCCGAGCCGGTAATCTTTATCCTTGTTCAGATGCCATTTGCCGAAATGGCCTGAGGCATAGCCGGCCTTCCTGAGCAGCTCGGCAATTGTTACCTCTTCAAGCGGGAGACAGGCTGTCCAATCGGGCGTAAGCAGCTTTTCGTCGGACGGACTGCTCGCCTTGATATATTGAGTAAGATGGAGCCTTGCGGGGTATTTGCCCGTCATAATGCTTGCCCTTGTGGGAGAGCATACCGGAGCCGCTGCATAGGCATCTGTGAATTTCATCCCCTCAGAAGCGAGCTTATCAATGTTGGGCGTTTCATAAAAAGTGCTGCCGTAACAGCCTGCCTGATGCCAGCCCAAGTCGTCTGCGAGGAAGAAAATGATGTTGGGCTTGCCCCGCAGCTTCTGACTGCCAAAAACAGAGCCGCAATTTCCGCCTGCCAAAAGGAATGAAGCTGCTGCTGCACCTGAACTTTTCAAAAATCTTCGCCGGCTGAAAATCATAATCAAATCCTCATAGAATTAACTGAAAAAACCACAATCTTTTCGGAGTTAAGAATTCATCAAAACTTTAACAACCGCTTTGTGAATCTCCCCATTGCTCACAAGCGGAGCGTGGGCATCTTCGGGAAAAAATATAGCAAAAGACCCAGGCCTCACCGTTTCCCAAATCTCGGGCTCATCTTTGAAAAAAGCAACATCCTTTGCAGGGTCATACGGCTGGCGAACAACGCTGCAATCGGAGATCTGCTTCCATCCCATCTCTTCGGTTCCGCTGATCACATATTGGATATCAATATATTTTTGATGCGCCTCCAGCCTCGCCTCTTCTCTTGTGCGGCCGGATTCCTTTGCAATGTTGCAGAATAAGCGATTCCCATCAATCTGATACTTGCCCGTGGATAGTTCAGCCAAACCGGGCTGTTTCAGAAAAGCAAAGGCCTGCTCGAAAAACGGGTTCACAGAGTAATAAGAATCTGCCTGCTCTAACGTATTGATAATCATATCTTTCCTTTCCCTTGTTAATTATTTTTAAGGCATTCGAATCAGTCGGATACATTTTGCCTAAAACAGCCGAAAAAACAACAAGAGTTAAGCAAATCCGCTTTCACCCCAGTTTGATTTTCAGCCAGCTTCAAAATCATTTGCCGGCAAAAATCCTATCGACGGCTCTGCATCAGAGTCAGGCTTAATCAAAGCCCGATTTGGTGTTCACCACTTCGCCCCCTTTTCCAGCTCGCTCATTTTCGGCAAGTTTTCAACTTTCTCCAGCGATTCTTCCCAAAGCTGATTCAAGTTCGGCAATTCAACCGCTGCGCCGGAGCGAGTAAAGATCGGAATCTGATGCACAGAACACCGCACTTCAACCCGCTTTCCGCCTTCATATTCCCTGCCTGTCCACGCATCTACCCAGCTCTCGCCTGCCGGGAGATAAACATTGCGGGCAACCTCACGCCCCGCCTTCCAAATCGGCGAAACGAGAATATCAGGGCCGTACATATAGCTCTGCCAGTCGTCCCAGCAATCCTGCTGGTCCGGGAAGGTGAGAAACAGAGGCCTGATCACAGGCGTTCCTTTTTCTTGTGTCTGTTTTGCAGATTCGTAGGTATAGTCGGCCAGATGATCGTGCAAAGTTGCATACAACCGCCATACCGCTGTGATTTCTCTGCCGTTTTTCAAGTCCCAAAGCCCCTTGTCATCGCTCGGCCCAACTTCCATAATTGGCGTAAAGCAGCTGAATGCAAGCCATCTCATCATTGTATCGGGCTGATCCTCATCGTAGCGGTAGCCGCCTGTATCCGAGCCCCAGATTGGATAGCCGATCACGGAAGAGCGAAGAGCAGCCACAATCGCTGAGCGAAGCCCCCATGGGCCTTCTCCGGTATCGCCGCCCCAGAAGGCAGCATATTTTGCGCTGCCGGTGTATCCGGCTCTCGGGAGCAGGCAAAAATCATCTCCCCGCACCTCTTTACTAATCTCATAAACAGCCTCTGCATACATACGGCTGTAGTCGTTATATGCCTCGAACCAGTCTCTTCCATCGTCTATTGTACCGCAGCCGCGCTGGGCATGGTCTCGTTCTTCGCCTCTATCGAGCTTGAAGCCTGCCACGCCGTCTTCGAGCAGTTTTTTGATGTAGTTCTCCTGCCACCATTTCGCTGCCTCGGGATTCGAAAAATCAATACAGTCGTTAGTTCCGGGCACAATCCAGCCGTTCTCGTCGGCCGTCTTTTCCATAACAGGCCCCTTTGTCCAAGGTGAGAGCCAGAGCATAAACTTAATATCTTTCCGGCTAAGCCACTGTATCATTTTTCCCGGCTCAGGGAGTCTTTGCCTGTCCCATTCGAGCTCGTCGTATCCCCAAGGGCCTTCTCCCCACGGCCTGTCAACCCAGTAAACACCGAGGGGAATATCCAGCGCCTCGCACATAAGCACATCCTCCACCAGCTCACTGTTATACGGTGCGTTTGCCTCGCAGCCGTCGAAATAGCTGTCCCTGTGGTGATGGTTATCCCTCCACCGCCAAGGCTTAAATGCCCATTTCGGCGGCAAAAACTGCGGACCAGTATCCATCATATGATTTTCAACCGCCTTGCGCACCCCTCCGGTATAGACAGTAACCTCCAGGGGTTCGCCGTAAAAATAAAACGATACCTCGCCCTCGTCGCCCTTGTCTGGGAAGCTCCAGCGCCCTTGCCATGTGCCGTGAACGAACAGGCCGTAGCCCCTTGAAGATATGTAAAACGGGGCGTAGAGCCCCAGAGACGGCTTCACCCGCATCTCTACAGACTCGCCCCGCAGGTTCATAGCCTGAGTGATGCCCTTCTGCCAAGACAGCCCCTGATCTCCATCAACAACGCGCTCCATCATACCGGTGAAATATTCTTTCTCACTTGCACGTATTTTCATACCAATGCGGTGAAGGCGGTAGTCGTTATCAAGGTCTGCCGTGATTTTGAAGCGGTTGGATAAAGATTTTACCGAAACCGTTCCTTTACGGCTGCCCAGCTTCCAAACCCCCGTAAAGCCGCCCTTATCTTCCCTCAGGGATAAAGGCTCGCCTTCAATGTCGTAGTTGATATCATCGATTCTGACAAAGAATTCTTCTATCTCAACAGCAGATTTCAGTTTATCTCCCGAGAAGCTCATTTGCAGCTTCTGATCGCTGCCTTTAAGCTCCAATTCAAACCCAGCTTCAGCGCTGCATACAAAAAGAGCAAGGGCAAAAATAGCTGCACAATATAAACGCATTTTCATTTTTCTAACCTTTCATTTTTTAGGTTTATTATCAGGCTTAAAGCTGCAGAATATTGCAATCGAGCGGAATCTCATTGCTTTCTGAGATAAATCCGCCAATCGAAAAATGCCTTCTTATTCCCCTACAAGCCAAGCCAGATTGAACGCATAATACAAGCGGCTGTCGCTTAAATGAATCACCCCATCCGGCGTATGCGCAGCCGCCCAGTAGGCCTTGTTCTGTCCGTGGGCAGCGTCCAATGTTATCTGCTCGTTCCATGGGCCGGCGAAATATTTCTCCTCGCCTTCACGAACATCGCTGAGCACCCGCTTTACCGGCCACGTTTTGCCGTTATCCCAAGAAACTGCAGCGAACGTACCGTAAATGGTCGTCTCATTACCGTTGGCATCTTTGCCATTGATCCCGTCTGAGGCAATGCTGATCAAAACAATCGGCTTGCGTCCGAGCCCTTTGGGATCCAGCTCGCGGCAGGCATAATCCAATCTAATCAGCTCACATCGCTGAACAGTACCAATCCCTGGAAACTCAGATTTCTGATTAATGAAGGTTGAGCCGTGGTCTGTGGATACGCTCACAGGCATAGCGCCAAAGGTTTCGCCCTTATCTCGGGAGAACGCCAGAATCCTGCCGTCATCAAGCTCAATGCCGCTTGTATGAATCCCCGGAGGCCCGTTTCGACGTGTACTCACAAACCACGTATCGCCTCCGTCAAGGCTGATATTTGCGGTGGTTCTTGTTCCCTCATCAAACCCTCCATCGGTAAATGAAAGCAGAGTGCCGTCTTTCATTGTAAAGGCGTTGCCCTGAGGCTGATTGCCGTCATTATCCAGATGGAAAGAGTTTCTGCCCTTCTTGATTACCCTGGGCTCTGTCCATGTTGCTCCATTATCGGTACTCTTCCGAAAAGACATAGCCAGCTTAGACCAGCGTCCGTCGGTGCAGATGCCGTTGAGCAGATAGAGGGTGAAAGGCTCTTGGAAGCTGTTGTCTAATCGAACCTTATTATTCCACACCTGAGTTCCGTGCATATTGCGGTCTGCCTCTTTATAAAACTCTGCAAGCTGCTCATCCCAAACCAGCTCCCCTGATTCCTGTCTGCGACCTCGCAGGGCAAGGGTTGTGAGTGCCTGGCTCTTTTCGCTCTCGCCAGTGAACCAAATCATAAGAAGATCACCGTTCTCCATCCACGTAAGGGTTGGGGAATGGTTGTGGGTGTAGAGCGGGATACTGAACTGCTCTGCGAGTTCGTCCGAGCCGTACTCCTCGTGCATATCGTATAAAGACTTCATCTCGAAATAGGGGTTGGGGGTGTCTGAATCCCAGTGATGCTTTTCCTGAGATACATCCTCAGCCCAACGCTTTACCGGCTGAGTGAGGGTGGGAGAAGGC
This window of the Sedimentisphaera salicampi genome carries:
- a CDS encoding sulfatase, producing MKSSGAAAASFLLAGGNCGSVFGSQKLRGKPNIIFFLADDLGWHQAGCYGSTFYETPNIDKLASEGMKFTDAYAAAPVCSPTRASIMTGKYPARLHLTQYIKASSPSDEKLLTPDWTACLPLEEVTIAELLRKAGYASGHFGKWHLNKDKDYRLGRPGDPGSQGFEDVLTTHKPGAGPESPYENDAHHVRQITERAVSFIEANRENPFFCYISHNSIHDPEIERKELIDKYRAKPGADNDTGHGHNNPVQAAMLETLDKSLASVLKKLEELDLQNDTLVVFYSDNGHLGPKDCRPLRGSKADLYEGGIRVPLIIRWPDVIKPGSVCSEPVISTDFLPTFAEIARSSISSLTVDGESLMPLLKQSGMLKREAIFWHYPHYHHDGVAPSSAVRKGDYKLIEWFEKSIDGIHTEAAFELYNLKADLNEKNNLAEKKPEKVNELYEDLKNWRKNAGAQKMRLNPKYKPADETKSSSAAYDSGQNRADRT
- a CDS encoding YhcH/YjgK/YiaL family protein — encoded protein: MIINTLEQADSYYSVNPFFEQAFAFLKQPGLAELSTGKYQIDGNRLFCNIAKESGRTREEARLEAHQKYIDIQYVISGTEEMGWKQISDCSVVRQPYDPAKDVAFFKDEPEIWETVRPGSFAIFFPEDAHAPLVSNGEIHKAVVKVLMNS
- a CDS encoding SUMF1/EgtB/PvdO family nonheme iron enzyme — encoded protein: MDRTTKKILAWLLCLILANAVSGKTACIDDMGLEFVPVKAGSFVMGADLSADCITAERAIFIQDELPARKVRITKDFEIGRYEVTNAQYEMYDPGHAAMRGKAYGLSEKDNEAVVYVSWNEASAFCEWLSAKDSEYDYRLPTEAEWEYACRAGTRTPYNDGREGDIYEMNPVGKLAEKQRIITDWLITRGNRNADDIAWSTPEDVDLTVGQEGPNAWGIYDMMLGVQELTLDWYGPYDPSDTVDPVGYKSGSSKAVRGGCHNVHIQTLRSANRSSSNRTDSHFLMGFRLVRVPEGRSLPSPTLTQPVKRWAEDVSQEKHHWDSDTPNPYFEMKSLYDMHEEYGSDELAEQFSIPLYTHNHSPTLTWMENGDLLMIWFTGESEKSQALTTLALRGRRQESGELVWDEQLAEFYKEADRNMHGTQVWNNKVRLDNSFQEPFTLYLLNGICTDGRWSKLAMSFRKSTDNGATWTEPRVIKKGRNSFHLDNDGNQPQGNAFTMKDGTLLSFTDGGFDEGTRTTANISLDGGDTWFVSTRRNGPPGIHTSGIELDDGRILAFSRDKGETFGAMPVSVSTDHGSTFINQKSEFPGIGTVQRCELIRLDYACRELDPKGLGRKPIVLISIASDGINGKDANGNETTIYGTFAAVSWDNGKTWPVKRVLSDVREGEEKYFAGPWNEQITLDAAHGQNKAYWAAAHTPDGVIHLSDSRLYYAFNLAWLVGE
- a CDS encoding TIM-barrel domain-containing protein; translation: MKMRLYCAAIFALALFVCSAEAGFELELKGSDQKLQMSFSGDKLKSAVEIEEFFVRIDDINYDIEGEPLSLREDKGGFTGVWKLGSRKGTVSVKSLSNRFKITADLDNDYRLHRIGMKIRASEKEYFTGMMERVVDGDQGLSWQKGITQAMNLRGESVEMRVKPSLGLYAPFYISSRGYGLFVHGTWQGRWSFPDKGDEGEVSFYFYGEPLEVTVYTGGVRKAVENHMMDTGPQFLPPKWAFKPWRWRDNHHHRDSYFDGCEANAPYNSELVEDVLMCEALDIPLGVYWVDRPWGEGPWGYDELEWDRQRLPEPGKMIQWLSRKDIKFMLWLSPWTKGPVMEKTADENGWIVPGTNDCIDFSNPEAAKWWQENYIKKLLEDGVAGFKLDRGEERDHAQRGCGTIDDGRDWFEAYNDYSRMYAEAVYEISKEVRGDDFCLLPRAGYTGSAKYAAFWGGDTGEGPWGLRSAIVAALRSSVIGYPIWGSDTGGYRYDEDQPDTMMRWLAFSCFTPIMEVGPSDDKGLWDLKNGREITAVWRLYATLHDHLADYTYESAKQTQEKGTPVIRPLFLTFPDQQDCWDDWQSYMYGPDILVSPIWKAGREVARNVYLPAGESWVDAWTGREYEGGKRVEVRCSVHQIPIFTRSGAAVELPNLNQLWEESLEKVENLPKMSELEKGAKW